The following coding sequences are from one Arcobacter sp. CECT 8986 window:
- a CDS encoding DUF4006 family protein, whose amino-acid sequence MSGNTQMNENERGIFSLLHGITGMLIATVLLLTILGVLTYNAINVQQNESTNFYKINQDLNGLKANSPDNHKQYELVGKK is encoded by the coding sequence ATGTCTGGAAATACTCAAATGAATGAAAATGAAAGAGGAATTTTTTCTCTTCTTCATGGGATTACAGGTATGTTAATAGCTACAGTATTATTACTTACTATTTTAGGTGTATTAACATATAATGCAATCAATGTTCAACAAAATGAGTCGACTAATTTTTATAAAATTAATCAAGATTTAAATGGCTTAAAAGCAAATAGTCCTGATAATCATAAACAATATGAATTAGTTGGAAAAAAATAA
- a CDS encoding c-type cytochrome, producing MKSMVIGGIILIVALIAGTYFIAGDAFNSDDYVNSLTMLGAIAIITITVFVALKYVNQMKNDTASGELKEDNWDGIGEYRNPIPTGWGLAFIGTIVWLFWYWSFGYPTNGFSQIGQWNEETIEYNKKFASKWENPSEDTLTAMGESIFLVQCAPCHGVDAEGIEGKAQNLTHRISKDSIKYVIKNGANNFKEQYPGGMPPMMLTDEADIEAVSTYVAGGFKGEQPAAFGVCAGCHGADGKGIAYVAPNIAQYSNDLVQTVLGNGKKGHIGKMPSFKGRLNPTQEKALATYIRSLGE from the coding sequence ATGAAATCTATGGTTATAGGTGGAATTATTCTTATTGTCGCGTTAATAGCAGGAACTTACTTTATTGCAGGTGACGCTTTTAACAGTGATGATTATGTAAATAGCTTAACAATGTTAGGTGCTATTGCAATTATTACTATTACAGTATTTGTTGCACTTAAATATGTTAATCAAATGAAAAATGACACTGCTAGCGGTGAATTAAAAGAAGACAACTGGGATGGTATTGGTGAATATAGAAATCCAATCCCAACAGGCTGGGGATTAGCATTTATTGGGACAATTGTTTGGTTATTTTGGTATTGGTCATTTGGTTATCCAACAAATGGATTTTCACAAATTGGTCAATGGAATGAAGAAACAATTGAATATAATAAAAAATTTGCTTCAAAATGGGAAAACCCAAGTGAAGATACATTAACTGCTATGGGTGAATCAATATTCTTAGTACAATGTGCACCTTGTCATGGTGTAGATGCTGAAGGTATTGAAGGAAAAGCACAAAATTTAACACATAGAATTTCAAAAGATTCTATTAAATATGTGATTAAAAATGGTGCAAATAACTTTAAAGAACAATACCCAGGTGGTATGCCTCCTATGATGTTAACAGATGAAGCAGATATTGAAGCTGTTTCAACTTATGTTGCAGGTGGATTTAAAGGTGAACAACCAGCAGCATTTGGTGTTTGTGCTGGATGTCATGGTGCAGATGGAAAAGGTATAGCTTATGTTGCTCCTAATATTGCACAATATAGTAATGATTTAGTTCAAACTGTATTAGGTAATGGTAAAAAAGGACATATTGGTAAAATGCCAAGTTTCAAAGGTAGATTAAACCCTACTCAAGAGAAAGCATTAGCTACATATATTAGAAGTTTAGGAGAGTAA
- a CDS encoding CcoQ/FixQ family Cbb3-type cytochrome c oxidase assembly chaperone produces the protein MDYDALLNLQGYLKFFLILFVFVVFYSYAYSIYRRDKKGEKNYEKYSDLVHDDSIKSNPLEERKKDKEINEKESIK, from the coding sequence ATGGATTATGACGCTTTATTGAATCTTCAAGGTTATTTGAAGTTTTTTTTAATACTTTTTGTATTTGTTGTTTTTTATTCTTACGCTTACTCTATTTATAGAAGAGATAAAAAAGGTGAGAAGAACTATGAAAAATACTCTGATCTTGTGCATGATGATTCTATAAAGTCAAATCCTCTTGAAGAAAGAAAAAAAGACAAAGAGATAAACGAGAAGGAGAGTATCAAATGA